DNA from Corvus hawaiiensis isolate bCorHaw1 chromosome 28, bCorHaw1.pri.cur, whole genome shotgun sequence:
TCTCACTAAATATGTTTCAGGTATTTCACTGTAAATTTCAGTATGTTTGTGGAAAAGGACTGAACAGTAGAGCCAGGTTGATGTACAGCTGTTATTCCTGATGTGGTGGAAGGCAAGTAGCTCTCAGAATCTGTCTCTGCTTAGAAGCCTAGGCTAGGCTGAAAGGACACTGAAATCCTAAGGTAGTTCAGCAGAGCTGGTACATTCAGCTGATCAAGATACGTGGCTCTCCAGGTTCAGTCACCAGGTCAATACCACCAGATAGAACTCCAGGCTTAAAGAGAGCAGACCAAGGCCAAACAGCAACATGCTCAGGATCAACAGTCAGCACTGTGCTGCACCACAAATGGCCTGTGCCTCTGCAACAGCTGTATCATTTTGAGGGAGtgagaaaaggaattaaatgtCTTGACATTGACTGTTGTACATCAGTAATCACAGGCTTGGGGACCAGAGAACTTGAGTACTTCTCCTTCCAATGAACTcttaagaaaaaggaatttaaagagGGGAAGAGTAATAGCATGGAGTTTAGttgaaaagtattttctcaGCCAGGAAGAACAGCCCTTGTCATCTCACAGCAAGGGAGCCCTTAGGAGAGAATAAAGAATCCAGCTACTGAAGTCCAAGCAGTTCTGCTGACTCCAGGTGTCTTTCATGACTTGCTAACACACTGCAGAAAACAGGCCTGAATAGAGGGTACAAAGGGAAACACAAGCGGGCTAAGCTGCATAAGGAATGGGCTGATGTGCCCTGGGGAAGGAGTGTAAAGTAGTTAGTGTTTTCAAAAGCCATTTTTGCCCACTTCCCTCCTACCACCATCTAGGTCTGAAGACAGAGTAGGAAACAGAAGGTACTATTCCAGCGATTTCCAAGTCCTGAGACTCCACATAAGTCACAGAGGATTGCCCTCTGGAGTAagtcccagcagcaccagtaTCAGCATCTCCAGCTGTAGGTACAATAAACCACTGACCCAAGTTCTTGATCACTGAAGTTCAGGACCTTGTCAGCATCCCCCAGCAGCGCCCACTGAAGTACGTGTACCAAGAATACTCACTACCCTGGTTCTGAGAGAAAGGACTTTATTGTGTTGCAGCCTGTGCAACTCAATCCTTCTTTGCAGCAGCTTTCCTCATGGCTGCCAGGACGTTACTGAGTTCCTCCCGCTTCCTCTTGGCCCGAATGTGAGTGCCAAcctgcagggagagagcagagcactCAAGTCTtcacccagcacaggctggggttTTTGCAGGTGTCACTGCCAACACACCCCAAAACCAGGCAGAATGGTAAAGTCCTGGAAAGACGGACTCGACCTCCAGCTACGAGGTTGCCATCGTGTCTCAGTAGTACCTCAGCACAGTTATTTGGGACACCAAAGGGGCTGCTTTCAGCTCATAACTGTTACAACTCAAGGAACCCCATTTAAAGTCTCCTGGTTAATGGCACCCAGCCTCTATCAGTGCAGCTCTCATCCTCCCCACACCAGACACACAAACCATGCAGTAATAGCATGACAAGCCTGAATCCCTGAGCTCAGGCCCTTTCTGGCAAAGTACCTTTGTAtccacctcctgctctcccacccAACCCAAGGAACATTCTCTCCACTCCATCATATTACACCAGTAACTTCcgaaacaacagaaaaaaaataaagataattaattaaaaagccAAATATTCCTAAGGGAAGGcagaaaacagaaagctgaCAATAGTTTCTGCCATCCTTGTTAGTTAATTGACCCACCCGCTTCTTGATGAACTTCAGAGCACGTttgtccttggacactttcagcaACTCCATTGCACGTCGCTCATAGGGTGCAAAGCCACAGACTTCCCTGATCATGTCTCGCACAAACTTGGTGTGTTTGGTCAGGCgctgtgggaaggggagggaataCGCAGGTTACAAGGCACGCTGGCTGATGCAAAGGGGACTGCAAAGGGCTGTGGCACACTCCCGGCTAGGCCGCAAAACCAGCCTACGCTGTTGGAATGTCCCAAAGACACCTGATCCCCGGCAGATGCTACGGAGCACTTGAGCTTGGCCAGGTGTGCCAGTCTGTCTTCAGCCTCGGGTCCGGATGTGTCACACACTGGCGTGGCCCAGCAGTTTTGGAAAAAGCAGGACCCACGGTTTGCACTGCAGCGCACATCGGACACCACAGCTACACGGAGCATTTAATCAGAGTGGATAAAAGGCCCGGATGCATTTTTGTCTCGTAACAACACACGCATCTATCGGACCTAGATAGCTCCGAGGAGGGAAACTCCGGGCAGTTTTGTAGGGATTGTCTTTTGTTACCAAGAGAAGAAGAACAGGAGAGACTCTAGAAGGCACACATCTTTCACAGCCGCCCGTCCCGCAGTCACGGGCAGCTCACGGATTCGGAGCCCTCCCGTCTCCCCACAGCGAAAGCGCCGAGCCGCAGCCCCGCGGGACAGGGCCGGAGGCGCTGGGCGGCTCCGCGCCGGACACACCAACATAACCGCGCTGCACACCGGGGGTAGCGGGGCGGTTCAGCCCCCGCGACAGAGCCGGGCCCGGGGCACCGCGCGCCGGCAGCATCTCGTACTCACCCCGCGGCGCCGACACTGCCGGGGCTTGGACACGTTCTTGGTCACTTTGTAGCCCTTGTTAAGGCCCACGGCCATGGGGTACCGGATGGCCATGGCTGCGGCACCGGGAGCCGATGGACGCGGATGGACACGGACCCGCCCGGCCTCACCTGCGCCGCACCGATGGCGCCGCACCGGAAGGAACGAGCGCGCGCGGGACGCCGGGACGGGGCCGCTTCCGGCGGCGAGCGAGGCCGCGGGCACCCCCTGGCGGCGGGAGCGGTGCGCTGAGGGGCGGGGGGTCAGCCTGCCGGGGGTCGGTCAGCCTGCCGGGGGTCAGCCTGCCGGGGGTCGGTCAGCCTGCCGGGGGTCGGTCAGCCTGCCGGGGGTCAGCCTGCCGGGGGTCGGTCAGCCTGCCGGGGGTCGGTCAGCCTGCCGGGGGTCAGCCTGCCGGGGGTCACAGTGGGTGTGAGGGGACAGCGCGGACGGGGAGGGGTCACCCCGCCGCGGAGGGTCCGGCAGGACTGCTGGTACCTCTCAGCTGCGGccggggggctcggggcgcGTGCGTGGGGACAGACCCCGCAGGGCCGCCCAGCCTCGCACTCACGGACTTTTCCCCCATAAATTATAACTTTGGTATCGCTTGACCAGGATCCGATAAGGTTTGACAGACAAATCTAAAAGAATAGATTAAACGATTTTGTTGGAATAAAAGATACTGGATTTTCTTACCTCTGAATGAGAACTGAG
Protein-coding regions in this window:
- the RPL36 gene encoding 60S ribosomal protein L36, with protein sequence MAIRYPMAVGLNKGYKVTKNVSKPRQCRRRGRLTKHTKFVRDMIREVCGFAPYERRAMELLKVSKDKRALKFIKKRVGTHIRAKRKREELSNVLAAMRKAAAKKD